The proteins below come from a single Agromyces flavus genomic window:
- a CDS encoding glycosyltransferase family A protein, with the protein MLREVWRVRAGTPIAEVVIAVHDARRPVGRAIESIVGAPGARADAPPVRVTVVCHNLPATAFGETAERFADADVRWLELHDGIRSPAGPFNHGLALAEAPWVGVMGSDDSFDPGAVDALVGRLRADAPQVLLYPLRHQDGPPMANPLSRRARHRRLDPVKDRLAYRTAPLALIQRPLVGELGLQFAPGLRSGEDAGFSARLWNLAERIDFHPADPGYVIGADAVDRVTAAPMDVEDEVRPYRDLFAEPWVAALPRPRRQALVVKTVRIHLMGAVLRRARAGAFADGDLEAYRGLLAAGLRLAPDALAPMSRRDRAVLDAVLASAPEGAVVEAVRRHDAAHRADRLLTRSPWRALDRESDLRRMLRYVGWPR; encoded by the coding sequence GTGCTCCGTGAGGTCTGGCGGGTGAGGGCCGGTACTCCCATCGCGGAGGTCGTGATCGCGGTGCACGATGCACGTCGACCGGTCGGCCGGGCGATCGAGTCGATCGTCGGCGCGCCGGGCGCCCGGGCGGATGCGCCGCCCGTCCGCGTGACGGTCGTGTGCCACAACCTTCCGGCGACCGCCTTCGGCGAGACGGCCGAGCGGTTCGCCGACGCCGACGTGCGCTGGCTCGAGCTCCACGACGGCATCCGAAGCCCCGCCGGTCCGTTCAACCACGGCCTCGCACTCGCCGAGGCGCCCTGGGTCGGCGTGATGGGGTCGGACGACTCGTTCGACCCCGGCGCGGTGGACGCGCTCGTGGGCCGCCTTCGCGCCGACGCTCCGCAGGTCCTGCTCTATCCGCTGCGCCACCAGGACGGGCCTCCGATGGCCAACCCCCTCAGCCGGCGAGCCCGTCACCGTCGCCTCGACCCCGTCAAGGACCGACTGGCCTACCGGACGGCACCGCTCGCGCTCATCCAGCGCCCGCTCGTCGGGGAGCTGGGCCTCCAGTTCGCGCCCGGGCTGCGCAGCGGGGAGGATGCGGGCTTCTCGGCCCGGCTCTGGAACCTCGCGGAGCGCATCGACTTCCACCCGGCCGACCCCGGCTACGTCATCGGGGCCGACGCGGTGGACCGCGTGACCGCCGCCCCCATGGACGTCGAGGACGAGGTCCGCCCGTACCGCGACCTGTTCGCGGAGCCCTGGGTCGCGGCGCTGCCGCGTCCTCGTCGCCAGGCGCTCGTCGTGAAGACGGTCCGCATCCACCTCATGGGCGCCGTCCTGCGTCGCGCCCGGGCGGGTGCGTTCGCCGACGGCGACCTCGAGGCCTACCGCGGCCTCCTGGCCGCCGGGCTCCGTCTGGCCCCCGACGCGCTCGCGCCGATGTCCCGGCGCGATCGCGCGGTGCTCGACGCGGTCCTCGCTTCGGCGCCCGAGGGCGCAGTCGTCGAGGCGGTGCGCCGCCACGACGCGGCGCATCGGGCAGATCGCCTGCTGACCCGCTCCCCGTGGCGGGCCCTCGACCGCGAGAGCGACCTGCGACGCATGCTCCGGTACGTCGGATGGCCCCGTTGA
- a CDS encoding glycosyltransferase — translation MSEPFALLMAVYRGDHPVHFDKAFSSSVMAQTRPPAQVVLVQDGPVSPGLEGAIEGAIAKSPVPVRHHRIAQNAGLAGALAEGLALSEHDIVARMDADDISLPERFAAQVPLIEGGLDLVGTGMLEFLDDDGSIVGRRVPRTEQAEIERYARFHDPFSHPTVVYRRTAVERAGGYQPLGLMEDYWLFARMIHTGARVGNLAEPLVMYRVGEGAYARRGGVAQWRSELQLQRALRRIGFTSRTQYVRNVAVRGTYRFVPEPIRRRAYRRLIARGSSVDHA, via the coding sequence GTGAGCGAGCCGTTCGCCCTGCTGATGGCGGTGTACCGCGGCGATCACCCGGTGCACTTCGACAAGGCGTTCTCATCGTCCGTCATGGCCCAGACGCGCCCGCCCGCGCAGGTCGTGCTCGTCCAGGACGGGCCGGTGTCGCCCGGACTCGAAGGCGCCATCGAGGGCGCGATCGCCAAGTCGCCCGTTCCGGTGCGTCATCACCGCATCGCGCAGAACGCCGGGCTGGCCGGAGCGCTCGCCGAGGGACTCGCCTTGAGCGAGCACGACATCGTCGCCCGCATGGACGCCGACGACATCTCGCTGCCCGAGCGATTCGCCGCGCAGGTGCCGCTGATCGAGGGCGGACTCGACCTCGTCGGGACCGGCATGCTCGAGTTCCTCGACGACGACGGCTCCATCGTGGGCCGGCGCGTGCCTCGGACCGAGCAGGCCGAGATCGAGCGGTACGCCCGGTTCCACGACCCGTTCAGCCATCCGACGGTCGTCTACCGCCGCACGGCGGTCGAGCGCGCGGGCGGATACCAGCCGCTCGGCCTCATGGAGGACTACTGGCTCTTCGCGCGCATGATCCACACCGGCGCGCGCGTCGGGAACCTCGCCGAGCCCCTCGTCATGTACCGCGTCGGAGAGGGCGCGTACGCCCGTCGCGGCGGTGTCGCGCAGTGGCGCAGCGAACTCCAGCTGCAACGCGCACTCCGGCGCATCGGCTTCACGTCGCGTACCCAGTACGTGCGGAACGTGGCGGTTCGCGGCACCTACCGATTCGTGCCCGAGCCCATCCGCCGCCGCGCCTACCGGCGCCTCATCGCGCGCGGCTCGAGCGTCGACCACGCCTGA
- a CDS encoding FG-GAP repeat domain-containing protein: MRSVRRFWAAAAAVVALVAGAVTAAGGSAEQAVAADPKDFNPGMIISDQVFYDSSTMTVAQIQAFLDARVPSCASGYVCLKNYAQATTSQPARSEGCTAYTGQSSESAALIIYKVARACGINPRALIVLIEKEQGLISDSTPSTRQFRSATGYGCPDTADCDTLYYGFFNQVYNAAWQFKKYRANPTIRAYQAGRYNTILWHPNTGCGSSQVYIQNQATAGLYIYTPYRPNAAALANLYGTGDSCSSYGNRNFWRMFTDWFGATSAPAAPTSVASDEIPLVYAVDGAGAFWLYPGTGRGGWGPRFKAGVGWGGMRFVEGVGDVTGDSHRDVLAVDGEGALWIYPTDGSGRFVPRLAAGTGYGQITALLSAGDFDRDGDQDVFTRDAAGNLRLHANNGAGVFAAPRTVGVGWGPFTALVGGLDFDRNGRTDVLARDSVGGLWLYGGNGRAGWSGASRIGTGWTAFDRILTPGDFDGDGAEDVLARDAAGTLRLYPGNGSGGWRTPRIVGTGWSGMKMMAGPGAEAVASVALATGMGDLTGDGARDLLAQDTGVGTWIYPGNGSGGWLPRRTAPGDWKGLNLVLGAGDFNRDGLRDVLARDAAGDLWRYPSDAVGGFGARVKAGNGWSGFTAIVGAGDLDGDRDWDLVATDAAGVLWRYPGDGKGGFGAPAAIGQGWKDMRRVFSPGDFDGDARPDLLAVTPTGDLRLYPGNGAGGYNAARLVGNGWQSMTWLGSPGDFDGDLRSDVLARTSDGVLRLYPGNGRGGWLSARDVGTGWQAMELIG, encoded by the coding sequence ATGCGTTCGGTTCGACGGTTCTGGGCGGCGGCGGCAGCGGTCGTCGCGCTGGTCGCCGGCGCCGTCACCGCGGCCGGCGGATCGGCCGAGCAGGCGGTCGCGGCGGATCCGAAGGACTTCAATCCGGGCATGATCATCAGCGACCAGGTGTTCTACGACAGCTCGACCATGACGGTGGCGCAGATCCAGGCCTTCCTCGATGCGCGCGTGCCGTCGTGCGCGAGCGGCTACGTCTGCCTGAAGAACTACGCGCAGGCGACGACGAGCCAGCCCGCACGGAGCGAGGGGTGCACCGCCTACACCGGCCAGTCCAGCGAGTCCGCCGCGCTCATCATCTACAAGGTCGCCCGCGCGTGCGGCATCAATCCGCGTGCGCTCATCGTGCTCATCGAGAAGGAGCAGGGGCTCATCTCGGACTCCACGCCGTCGACCCGGCAGTTCCGCTCGGCCACGGGGTACGGATGCCCGGACACCGCCGATTGCGACACGCTGTACTACGGCTTCTTCAACCAGGTGTACAACGCCGCGTGGCAGTTCAAGAAGTACCGGGCGAACCCGACGATCCGCGCGTACCAGGCCGGCCGCTACAACACGATCCTGTGGCATCCGAACACCGGATGCGGCTCGTCCCAGGTGTACATCCAGAACCAGGCCACCGCGGGGCTCTACATCTACACCCCCTACCGCCCCAACGCCGCGGCGCTCGCGAACCTGTACGGCACGGGCGACTCGTGCTCGAGTTACGGCAACCGCAACTTCTGGCGGATGTTCACCGACTGGTTCGGAGCCACGAGCGCCCCGGCCGCACCGACCTCCGTGGCCTCCGACGAGATCCCGCTCGTGTACGCGGTCGACGGCGCCGGCGCGTTCTGGCTCTACCCCGGCACGGGGCGCGGAGGCTGGGGTCCGCGGTTCAAGGCGGGCGTCGGATGGGGCGGCATGCGCTTCGTCGAGGGCGTCGGCGACGTGACCGGCGACAGTCACCGAGATGTGCTCGCCGTGGACGGCGAGGGTGCGCTCTGGATCTACCCGACCGACGGGTCCGGTCGCTTCGTGCCGCGCCTCGCGGCCGGCACCGGGTACGGGCAGATCACCGCCCTGCTCTCCGCGGGCGACTTCGATCGGGACGGCGACCAGGACGTCTTCACGCGCGACGCCGCCGGGAACCTGCGACTGCACGCGAACAACGGGGCCGGCGTCTTCGCCGCCCCGCGCACGGTGGGGGTCGGCTGGGGCCCCTTCACCGCGCTCGTCGGCGGTCTCGACTTCGACCGGAACGGACGCACCGACGTGCTCGCGCGCGACTCCGTCGGCGGCCTGTGGCTGTACGGCGGAAACGGTCGCGCGGGCTGGTCGGGGGCGTCGCGCATCGGCACGGGCTGGACGGCGTTCGACCGGATCCTCACGCCGGGCGACTTCGACGGGGACGGCGCGGAGGACGTGCTCGCCCGGGACGCCGCCGGGACGCTCCGCCTCTATCCCGGCAACGGCTCGGGCGGATGGAGGACCCCGCGCATCGTGGGCACCGGCTGGAGCGGCATGAAGATGATGGCGGGTCCCGGCGCGGAGGCGGTCGCCTCCGTCGCGCTGGCCACGGGCATGGGCGACCTGACCGGTGACGGGGCGCGCGACCTGCTCGCGCAGGACACCGGGGTCGGCACCTGGATCTATCCCGGCAACGGCTCGGGCGGCTGGCTGCCCCGTCGCACGGCTCCGGGTGACTGGAAGGGCCTGAACCTGGTGCTGGGCGCCGGGGACTTCAACCGCGACGGGCTCCGCGACGTCCTCGCACGCGACGCGGCGGGCGACCTCTGGCGCTACCCGAGCGACGCAGTCGGCGGGTTCGGCGCACGGGTCAAGGCCGGCAACGGATGGAGCGGCTTCACCGCGATCGTGGGCGCCGGCGACCTCGATGGCGATCGCGACTGGGACCTCGTCGCGACCGACGCGGCCGGCGTGCTCTGGCGCTACCCCGGCGACGGCAAGGGCGGATTCGGCGCGCCCGCGGCGATCGGGCAGGGCTGGAAGGACATGCGTCGCGTCTTCAGCCCTGGTGACTTCGACGGCGACGCGCGACCCGACCTGCTCGCCGTCACCCCCACGGGCGACCTGCGGCTCTACCCCGGCAACGGTGCGGGCGGCTACAACGCGGCGCGCCTCGTCGGCAACGGCTGGCAGAGCATGACCTGGCTCGGCAGCCCCGGTGACTTCGACGGCGACCTCCGATCCGACGTGCTCGCGCGCACGTCCGATGGCGTGCTGCGCCTGTACCCGGGGAATGGACGAGGCGGCTGGCTGTCGGCGCGCGACGTCGGCACCGGATGGCAGGCGATGGAGCTCATCGGCTGA